From Brassica oleracea var. oleracea cultivar TO1000 chromosome C3, BOL, whole genome shotgun sequence, a single genomic window includes:
- the LOC106335623 gene encoding BEACH domain-containing protein lvsA-like: MNWGTLLKDFKDKVGLADGTTAGDASRDLIPPPSSPPSPSSSSSYAASPQRDLTLLSPTSREKYNLELEFRRYWEEFSSSTSEQEKEAALTMTVNTFCTIAKQHANIDQLVTMLVEIHVFSFVIGRAFVTDIEKLKISSKTRSLDVEKVIKFFSEVTEEGISHGANLLTAVEVLVSGNIDKQSLLDSGILGCLIHTLNALLTYSVASEGEKSVSLEEKVEESVIHIMKALASHPYAAQSLIEDDSLRLLFKMVANGSVVAFSQYKEGLVSSRNIQLQRHAMQILGQLLVNDNGSTASYIRKHYLVKALLMAIKDFDPDCGDSAYTMGIVDLLLECVELSYRPENGGVRLKEDIRNAHGYHFLVQFALVLSSMPKNMVSASSHLSQHQNSGLDDSELQSPHSVNSRQNDEFGSQSFSPSLSRLLDVLVALAQTGPIELSGGSTSLLPQTNPTGYDETWEQGSGKVKDLEAVQMLQDIFLKAENEDLQAEVLNRMFKIFSSHMENYKMCQELRTVPLLVLNMGEFPSSLQEIILKILEYAVTVVNCVPEQELLSLCFLLQQPINSELKHTILSFFVKLTSFDVQYKKVLGEVGVLEVLQDELRQHKLLMGPDQYSGVSNHLNRLPSSPSFKQHLDSKDAIISSPKLIESGSGMLPIFEVESTITVGWECMVSLLKKSEANQEAFRSANGVAVILPLLISDDHRTGVLRILSCLITEDANQVHHEELHAVIDVLKSGMVTGISGHQYKLHHEAICDTMGSLWRILAVNGSAQRVFGESTGFSLLLTTLHTSPEEECRDESHLMVHIKLFKHVLRLMTSAVCENAVNRMKLHNVIISQTFYDIFVESGLMCVDLERQVIQLLLELALEVLLPPFLTSESMASAEMAESEKASFLVKTPSGQFSPDKQRIYNAGAIRVLIRSLLFFSPKIQLEFLNLLERLARATPFNQENLTSAGCVELLLEIIHPFLPGSSPFLSHVLKIVEVLGAYRLSPSELKMLCRYGLQMRVKNSGQAIVGMMEKLILMEDTGLEHVSLAPFVEMDMKKTGHASVQVSLGERSWPPAAGYSFVCWFQSRNFFATQGKAAGEYEAGGSSKTQVLSGQQSEQNVFRIFSIGASNESPFYAELYFQEDDILTLATSSSNSLSFSGLEIEEGKWHQLAVVHSKPNALAGLFQASIAYVYIDGKLRHMGKLGYSPSPVGKSLQVTIGTPATCARVSDLTWKIRSCYLFEEVLSSGCIGFMYILGRGYKGLFQDAYLLRFMPNQACGGGSMAILDSLVTDMLSSSNSQKFEESNRQGDAKADGSGIVWDLERLGNLSYQLAGKKLIFSFDGTCSEFMHAAGNFILLNLVDPLSAAASPIGGIPRFGRLVGNASICRQNVIGNTIRHVGGMAVVIALVEAAESRDMLHMALSLLACALHQNSQNVKDMETYKGYHLLALFLRPKMALFDMQCLDIFFQISACEAFFSEPKKLERGQSTISMSPTKNIPENNYEDISLSKFQYETSSVGSHGYMDDFSGPKDSFSQLSELEIGDIPVETSNCIVLSNADMVEHVLLDWTLWVTAPVSIQIALLGFLENLVSMLWYKSHNLTILRRINLVEQLLVTLQRGDVEVLVLEKLVVLLGCILEDRFLTSELENVVRFVIMTFNPPEIKSRNSPRRESMGKHVIVRNLLLEMLIDLQVTIKAEELLEQWHKMVSSKLITYFLDEAVHPTSMRWIMTLLGVCLTSSPNFSLKFVTNGGYQGLTRVLQSFYDSPDIYYILFCLIFGKPVYPRLPEVRMLDFHALVPNDGSRVELKFLDLLDSVVAMAKSTFDRLIMQSMIAHQSGNLSQVSASFVAKLVEGNVDMTGELQGDALMHKTYAARLMGGEASAPATATSIIRFMVDLAKMCPPFSAVCRSAEFLQHCADLYFSCVRAAHAVKMAKQLSIKTEEQCISGGDDSSAQGVFSNLPQDLDQSTKTSISAGSYPQEQVSVSSEGMPLPPDYVVTDKVGKSLTTPSGDSAKSFQDREYVKKLDGDLVSPVSASSKTSHIQPTDSQSSESFSMLESPVVSEKSSRKGPFTSSPSPLPSHISVSEFDASSDHKSGSQGLSAAHTLFKISPKLLLETDEAGYGGGPCSAGASAVLDFMAEICADLMTEQMKAVQTLESILEMIPLYVDPECVLVFQGLCLSRVMNYLERRLVRDDEEDDKKLDKRKWSANLDAFCWMIVDRVYMGAFPQPTGVLRTLEFLLSILQLANKDGRVEEFTSSGKGLLSIGRATKQLDAYVHSILKNTNRAILYCFLPSFLTTIGEKNLLSRLGLLVESNKRQPSDEESGIDISTVLQLLVANKNIILCPSNLDTDLNCCLCVNLISLLHDQRKNLQNMASNIVKHMLVHRRSASEDLLVRKPHRGQTLDVLHGGFDRLLTGNLPEFSKWLESSEETVKKVLDHGAVVMWTQYIAGSAKFPDVRMKGMDGRRTREMGRKSRDISKLDVKRWEQLNERRYALDIVRDTMSTELRIVRQNKYGSILHAESEWQNHLQQLIHERGIFPLRVSQGSGDLEWQLCPIEGPYRMRKKLERCSLKVDSIRTLLEGKLELEEIELPKPKNEDGIVIFDKDCDPDFLLSELYSESFFEEADDLKDIPSARNGWDNDGGSSSSETSLHNALDFSAKSSGTISVLISENTDEKSETGSPRGSSSGNMDETRDVEEESEKELNDDGEYLIRPYLEHLEKIRFRYNCERVVGLDKHDGIFLIGELCLYVIENFYIDDHGCICEKECEDELSVIDQALGVKKNVTEGLEFQSKSSPLWSTNMKTGAVGARAWAYGGGAWGKEKVRVTGNLPHPWRRWKLDSIHEILKRDYELRPVAVELFSMDGCTDLLVFHKKEREEVFRNLIAMNLPRNRMLDTTISGSGKQESKEGSRLFKLMAKSFTKRWQSGEISNFQYLMHLNTLAGRGYSDLTQYPVFPWILADYDSESLDLSDPMCFRKFDKPMGCQTPEGEEEFRKRYDSWDDPEVPKFHYGSHYSSAGIVLYYLIRLPPFSAENQKLQGGHFDHADRLFNSIKETWLSASGKGNTSDVKELIPEFFYMPEFLENRFNLDFGEKQSGEKVGNVFLPPWARGSVREFIRKHREALESDYVSENLHHWIDLIFGYKQRGKAAEKAVNVFYHYTYEGNVDVDAVTDPAMKASILAQINHFGQTPKQLFQKPHVKRRTDRKIPLHPLKHSTHLVPREIRKCSSSINQIITFHDKLLVAASNCFLKPRGYRKYIRWGFPDRSLRFMSYDQDKLLSTHENLHEGNQIECAGVSHDGRVVVTGADDGLVSVWRVSKDGPRGSRRLRLEKSLCAHTAKVTCLRVSQPYMMIVSGSDDCTVIIWDLSSYNFVRQLPEFPVPVSAIYINDLSGEIITAAGTLLAVWSINGDCLAVVNTSSQSPSDFIVSVTGSTFSDWLETKWYVTGHQSGSLKVWQMVHCTDPVGAEIKSASNRTGWTNLVPEYKLLLHKELDCHKQPVTALHLTADLKQLLSGDSGGRLISWTVPDQILKASLKNALIAQNLKHHHLEARIGI, translated from the exons ATTCTGGGATATTGGGTTGTCTTATACACACGCTCAATGCGCTTCTGACATATAGTGTAGCCAGTGAAGGTGAAAAATCTGTTAGTTTGGAAGAAAAG GTGGAGGAAAGCGTTATCCATATCATGAAAGCACTGGCAAGCCATCCTTATGCTGCACAGAGTTTGATTGAAGATGACTCCCTACGGTTGCTTTTCAAAATGGTTGCCAATGGTTCCGTTGTGGCTTTCTCTCAATACAAAGAAGGTCTAGTTTCATCCCGTAACATACAGCTTCAAAGACATGCAATGCAG ATTCTTGGGCAGCTTCTTGTCAATGATAATGGGAGCACAGCAAGCTACATACGCAAACACTATCTG GTAAAGGCTCTTCTAATGGCTATCAAAGATTTTGATCCAGATTGTGGGGACTCAGCCTATACAATGGGCATTGTGGATTTGTTACTTGAATGTGTGGAACTATCGTACAGACCTG AAAATGGTGGGGTCAGGCTAAAGGAGGACATACGAAATGCACACGGTTACCATTTTCTTGTACAGTTTGCCCTGGTTCTATCTTCCATGCCGAAAAATATGGTTTCTGCCTCCAGTCATTTATCTCAACACCAAAATAGTGGGTTGGATGACTCTGAACTACAGTCACCCCATTCAGTGAATAGTAGGCAAAATGATGAGTTTGGATCACAAAGTTTCTCCCCTTCACTATCAAGATTGCTTGATGTTCTTGTCGCCTTGGCGCAGACTGGTCCCATTGAGTTATCTGGAGGAAGTACCTCACTACTGCCTCAAACAAACCCCACTGGGTATGATGAAACATGGGAACAAGGAAGTGGTAAAGTAAAAGACCTTGAAGCTGTCCAAATGTTGCAAGACATCTTTCTGAAAGCAGAAAACGAGGATCTTCAGGCTGAAGTGTTGAACCGAATGTTTAAGATATTCTCAAGCCATATGGAAAACTATAAAATGTGCCAAGAATTAAGGACTGTTCCACTTCTCGTGCTGAACATGGGTGAATTTCCTTCCTCACTGCAAGAGATAATCCTCAAAATTCTTGAATATGCTGTCACAGTTGTAAATTGTGTTCCAGAGCAAGAGCTGTTGTCACTTTGTTTCTTGCTTCAACAGCCAATCAATTCCGAGTTGAAGCATACCATACTTTCGTTCTTTGTAAAGCTGACATCTTTTGATGTGCAGTACAAGAAAGTCCTAGGTGAAGTTGGTGTTTTGGAAGTCTTACAAGATGAGCTGAGGCAGCACAAGCTTCTCATGGGTCCAGATCAGTATAGTGGTGTTTCCAATCATTTGAATCGGTTACCTAGTTCGCCTAGCTTCAAACAACACCTAGATAGTAAGGATGCCATCATTTCATCACCAAAGCTAATAGAATCTGGTTCAGGAATGTTACCTATCTTTGAAGTTGAAAGCACTATAACTGTTGGTTGGGAGTGTATGGTCTCTTTACTAAAGAAATCTGAAGCTAATCAGGAAGCTTTTCGTTCTGCCAATGGTGTGGCCGTTATTCTTCCATTGTTGATCTCTGATGACCATCGTACTGGCGTTTTGAGAATTTTGTCATGCTTAATCACGGAAGACGCTAATCAG GTCCATCATGAAGAGTTACATGCTGTTATCGACGTGTTGAAGAGTGGAATGGTCACTGGAATCTCTGGGCATCAATACAAGCTTCATCATGAAGCCATATGTGATACCATGGGTTCTCTGTGGCGTATTCTTGCGGTTAATGGCTCTGCTCAAAGAGTGTTTGGTGAATCCACTGGTTTCTCTCTTCTACTGACCACCCTTCATACGTCCCCGGAAGAAGAATGCAGGGATGAGTCTCATTTGATGGTTCACATCAAATTGTTCAAACATGTATTGCGCCTCATGACATCTGCAGTGTGTGAGAATGCTGTGAATAGGATGAAACTGCACAATGTCATTATATCTCAGACATTTTATGATATTTTCGTGGAGTCAGGTTTGATGTGTGTTGATCTGGAAAGACAGGTGATACAACTGTTGTTAGAACTTGCACTTGAAGTTTTGCTTCCACCTTTTTTGACGTCAGAATCTATGGCCTCAGCTGAGATGGCAGAAAGTGAAAAAGCTAGCTTTCTTGTAAAAACCCCATCTGGGCAATTTAGTCCTGACAAGCAGAGGATATATAATGCAGGTGCTATCAGAGTTCTGATCCGTTCACTGTTGTTTTTTAGTCCAAAAATCCAGTTGGAATTTCTGAATCTTCTGGAAAGGCTTGCACGTGCCACCCCATTCAACCAGGAAAATCTCACGTCAGCTG GTTGCGTGGAACTTCTGCTGGAGATTATCCACCCATTTCTTCCGGGTTCATCTCCATTTCTTTCTCATGTTTTAAAGATTGTTGAAGTTCTTGGGGCGTATAG ATTGTCCCCTTCTGAGCTCAAAATGCTTTGTAGATATGGTCTGCAAATGAGGGTTAAGAATTCAGGTCAGGCGATAGTTGGTATGATGGAAAAGCTAATTCTCATGGAAGACACAGGATTGGAACATGTTTCGCTGGCTCCTTTTGTAGAGATGGACATGAAAAAAACTGGGCATGCTTCTGTTCAGGTGTCCCTGGGAGAAAGATCTTGGCCTCCTGCTGCTGGTTATTCATTTGTTTGTTGGTTCCAGTCTCGTAATTTTTTTGCAACCCAAGGAAAAGCAGCAGGAGAGTATGAAGCTGGTGGTTCATCAAAGACGCAGGTTTTGAGTGGGCAGCAAAGTGAACAAAATGTTTTCCGGATATTTTCTATTGGTGCAAGTAACGAAAGTCCATTCTATGCGGAACTTTATTTTCAAGAGGATGATATTCTGACCCTTGCCACTAGCAGTTCAAATTCTTTGTCATTTTCTGGATTAGAAATTGAGGAGGGCAAGTGGCATCAACTTGCTGTTGTCCATAGTAAGCCTAATGCTCTTGCCGGACTCTTCCAAGCTAGCATCGCATATGTTTATATTGACGGAAAACTAAGGCACATGGGTAAATTGGGTTATTCTCCTTCACCTGTTGGAAAATCATTGCAAGTAACAATTGGAACTCCAGCTACTTGTGCCAGGGTAAGCGATTTGACGTGGAAAATACGCTCATGCTATCTTTTTGAGGAGGTGCTTTCATCAGGCTGCATTGGTTTCATGTATATTCTTGGTAGAGGGTATAAAGGTCTCTTTCAGGATGCATATCTCTTACGTTTCATGCCTAATCAGGCTTGTGGTGGGGGCAGCATGGCTATCCTTGACTCGTTAGTCACTGACATGTTGTCATCGTCCAATAGCCAAAAATTTGAGGAAAGTAACAGACAAGGGGATGCCAAGGCAGATGGTAGTGGGATTGTATGGGATCTCGAGAGGTTAGGAAATCTTTCCTATCAGTTAGCTGGTAAGAAACTTATTTTTTCATTTGATGGAACATGCTCAGAGTTCATGCACGCGGCTGGAAATTTTATCCTCCTCAATCTGGTTGACCCATTGTCCGCTGCTGCTTCTCCTATTGGAG GAATACCTCGTTTTGGGCGCCTGGTGGGAAATGCAAGTATCTGCAGACAAAATGTGATTGGCAACACTATCCGCCATGTGGGAGGAATGGCTGTTGTAATTGCACTTGTTGAGGCTGCTGAATCTAGAGATATGTTACATATGGCTCTTTCATTGCTTGCATGTGCCCTTCATCAGAATTCACAGAATGTGAAGGATATGGAAACATACAAGGGCTATCATTTACTAGCTCTGTTTTTACGTCCCAAGATGGCGCTTTTTGACATGCAATGTTTGGATATATTTTTCCAGATTTCTGCATGCGAAGCGTTCTTTTCAGAGCCAAAAAAATTGGAGAGGGGACAGAGTACCATTAGCATGTCACCTACGAAGAATATACCTGAAAACAACTATGAGGATATTAGTCTGTCAAAGTTTCAATATGAAACTTCTTCAGTTGGATCTCATGGATATATGGATGATTTTTCAGGGCCCAAAGATTCTTTTAGTCAGTTATCTGAGCTAGAAATTGGAGATATTCCGGTTGAAACTTCAAACTGCATCGTCTTATCTAATGCAGACATGGTGGAACATGTTCTCCTGGACTGGACTCTCTGGGTGACAGCCCCTGTTTCCATCCAGATCGCCTTACTTGGTTTTCTGGAGAATCTGGTCTCAATGCTTTGGTACAAGAGTCACAATCTTACAATCCTGCGCCGAATCAACCTGGTAGAACAGTTGTTAGTAACACTTCAACGAGGGGATGTGGAAGTTCTTGTCCTAGAAAAATTAGTTGTTCTTCTTGGATGCATCTTAGAAGATAGATTCCTTACTTCTGAGCTTGAAAATGTGGTTAGGTTTGTGATTATGACATTTAATCCACCTGAAATAAAGTCTCGAAACTCACCAAGGCGAGAGTCAATGGGAAAGCATGTAATTGTGAGAAACTTGCTTTTGGAAATGCTTATTGATCTCCAGGTAACCATAAAAGCAGAAGAACTATTGGAGCAGTGGCATAAGATGGTCTCATCAAAATTAATAACGTACTTCCTCGATGAAGCTGTGCATCCTACTAGTATGAGATGGATCATGACTCTACTCGGTGTTTGTCTCACTTCTTCCCCAAACTTTTCTCTTAAGTTTGTTACAAATGGAGGTTATCAGGGGCTAACACGGGTACTTCAAAGCTTTTATGATTCCCCAGACATATATTACATTTTGTTCTGCTTGATATTTGGGAAACCTGTTTATCCAAGACTACCTGAGGTCCGGATGTTGGACTTCCATGCACTAGTGCCGAATGATGGAAGCCGTGTAGAGTTGAAGTTTTTAGATCTGTTGGATTCAGTGGTTGCCATGGCTAAATCTACTTTTGACAGATTGATCATGCAATCAATGATTGCCCACCAGTCTGGAAACCTTTCACAGGTGAGCGCTAGCTTTGTAGCTAAGCTTGTCGAGGGAAATGTCGATATGACAGGGGAGCTTCAAGGGGATGCTTTAATGCATAAAACATACGCGGCACGGTTGATGGGTGGCGAAGCATCAGCTCCTGCTACTGCGACATCTATTATCCGTTTCATGGTTGATCTCGCAAAGATGTGCCCTCCATTTTCAGCTGTTTGCAGAAGCGCAGAATTTCTCCAACATTGTGCTGATCTTTACTTTTCATGTGTCAG GGCTGCTCATGCTGTGAAGATGGCCAAACAGCTCTCAATAAAAACAGAGGAGCAGTGTATAAGTGGTGGGGATGATAGCAGCGCACAAGGCGTTTTCTCTAACTTGCCTCAAGACCTGGACCAATCCACAAAAACCTCCATCAGTGCTGGAAGCTACCCTCAAGAGCAGGTCAGTGTGAGTTCTGAAGGCATGCCTTTACCTCCAGATTATGTGGTTACTGATAAGGTGGGGAAGAGTCTTACAACACCCTCAGGGGATTCAGCAAAATCATTTCAAGATCGTGAGTATGTTAAGAAACTAGATGGTGATCTTGTTAGCCCTGTATCAGCTTCCAGTAAAACAAGTCATATTCAGCCAACAGATTCTCAAAGTTCTGAATCCTTCTCGATGTTAGAGTCTCCAGTTGTATCTGAAAAATCAAGTCGCAAAGGTCCATTCACTTCTTCACCATCTCCGCTTCCATCGCATATCTCAGTTAGTGAGTTTGATGCATCTTCAGATCACAAGTCAGGTTCACAAGGTTTATCTGCTGCCCATACATTGTTTAAAATTAGCCCAAAACTTCTCCTCGAAACTGATGAAGCGGGGTATGGTGGTGGGCCGTGTTCTGCTGGAGCTAGTGCGGTGCTGGATTTTATGGCAGAGATATGTGCCGACTTAATGACTGAGCAGATGAAAGCAGTACAGACTTTGGAAAGCATTTTAGAAATGATTCCTTTATATGTGGATCCTGAATGTGTTCTAGTATTCCAAGGCTTATGCCTTAGCAGAGTCATGAACTATCTTGAGAGGCGTCTCGTGCGTGATGATGAAGAGGATGACAAAAAACTAGACAAAAGAAAATGGTCTGCAAACTTGGATGCATTTTGCTGGATGATTGTGGATCGTGTCTATATGGGCGCTTTTCCTCAACCAACTGGAGTCCTTAGAACCCTCGAGTTCTTGTTATCAATCCTGCAATTAGCTAACAAAGATGGTAGGGTTGAAGAATTCACTTCTTCAGGAAAAGGACTGTTATCCATTGGAAGAGCAACCAAGCAACTAGATGCATATGTTCACTCAATCCTGAAGAACACAAATAGAGCAATACTATATTGCTTCCTACCATCGTTCTTGACAACTATTGGAGAGAAGAACCTGCTTTCACGTCTGGGCTTGCTTGTTGAATCTAACAAGAGGCAACCCTCAGATGAGGAATCTGGAATTGATATCTCAACAGTTCTTCAGTTGTTGGTTGCAAACAAGAATATCATATTATGCCCAAGCAATCTTGACACAGATTTGAATTGCTGTCTGTGTGTGAATTTAATCTCTCTGCTCCATGACCAGAGGAAGAATCTGCAAAACATGGCATCTAACATTGTCAAACATATGCTGGTTCACCGAAGGTCTGCTTCTGAGGATTTGCTTGTCAGAAAACCACATCGAGGACAAACCCTCGATGTACTACACGGAGGTTTTGATAGATTGCTGACTGGAAATCTTCCAGAATTTTCTAAGTGGCTTGAGAGCTCAGAAGAAACTGTAAAGAAAGTATTGGATCATGGTGCTGTGGTTATGTGGACTCAGTACATAGCTGGCTCGGCAAAATTTCCTGATGTTAGGATGAAAGGCATGGATGGCCGCCGTACGAGAGAGATGGGAAGAAAATCACGAGATATTTCTAAGTTAGACGTGAAACGCTGGGAGCAGTTAAATGAGCGAAGATATGCACTTGACATAGTGCGTGATACAATGTCCACTGAGCTTAGAATTGTCAGGCAAAACAAATATGGTTCGATACTTCATGCCGAGAGTGAGTGGCAAAATCATCTCCAACAGCTTATACACGAGCGTGGTATATTCCCGCTGCGTGTTTCCCAAGGATCTGGAGATCTTGAATGGCAACTCTGTCCTATCGAAGGTCCATACAGAATGCGGAAAAAGCTTGAACGATGTAGCCTGAAAGTTGATAGCATCCGTACGTTACTAGAAGGGAAGTTGGAACTTGAAGAAATTGAACTACCCAAACCCAAAAACGAAGATGGCATAGTTATTTTTGATAAGGATTGTGATCCAGATTTCCTGCTAAGTGAACTTTATAGCGAGTCCTTTTTCGAAGAAGCTGATGATCTTAAGGATATTCCTTCTGCTAGAAATGGATGGGATAACGATGGAGGCAGTAGTTCAAGTGAAACGAGTCTTCATAACGCTCTTGATTTTAGTGCCAAGTCTAGTGGTACAATATCTGTTCTAATCAGCGAAAATACAGATGAAAAATCAGAGACAGGATCTCCAAGAGGGTCATCATCTGGTAATATGGATGAAACAAGAGATGTGGAGGAAGAATCAGAGAAGGAACTGAACGACGATGGTGAGTATTTGATCAGACCATATCTGGAACATCTTGAAAAGATTAGGTTCCGATACAATTGTGAGAGAGTTGTTGGTTTAGACAAACATGATGGGATTTTCCTGATAGGGGAACTATGCCTATATGTTATAGAGAATTTTTACATTGACGATCATGGCTGTATCTGTGAGAAGGAATGTGAAGACGAACTATCCGTTATCGATCAGGCGTTGGGTGTGAAAAAAAATGTCACCGAAGGCTTGGAGTTCCAGTCCAAGTCTAGCCCACTATGGAGTACAAATATGAAAACTGGAGCTGTAGGGGCAAGAGCATGGGCATATGGCGGTGGGGCTTGGGGGAAGGAAAAAGTGCGTGTGACCGGTAACTTGCCACATCCTTGGCGTAGGTGGAAGTTGGATAGCATTCATGAAATTTTGAAACGTGATTACGAGCTGCGTCCAGTTGCTGTTGAGTTATTTAGCATGGATGGATGTACTGATCTCCTTGTGTTCCACAAGAAAGAGAGGGAAGAAGTCTTTAGAAACCTGATTGCCATGAATCTTCCAAGGAACCGCAT GCTGGATACAACCATATCAGGATCAGGGAAACAGGAAAGTAAAGAGGGTAGTCGTCTTTTCAAGTTAATGGCAAAGTCTTTCACCAAAAGATGGCAAAGTGGAGAGATCAGCAATTTTCAATACCTAATGCATCTCAACACCCTAGCCGGACGTGGATACAGTGATCTCACACAGTATCCGGTATTTCCATGGATTCTAGCAGATTATGATAGCGAGAGTCTTGATTTGTCAGATCCAATGTGTTTCCGGAAGTTTGACAAACCAATGGGTTGCCAGACGCCTGAAGGAGAAGAAGAATTTAGGAAACG ATATGACAGCTGGGATGATCCAGAGGTGCCAAAGTTTCATTATGGTTCTCACTATTCAAGTGCAGGCATTGTTCTCTATTACCTCATTCGCCTCCCACCGTTTAGTGCTGAAAACCAGAAGCTCCAGGGTGGTCATTTTGATCATGCTGATAGACTTTTCAATAGTATTAAAGAGACTTGGCTAAGTGCATCTGGGAAAGGAAATACATCAGATGTGAAAGAACTAATTCCTGAGTTCTTCTACATGCCCGAATTCTTAGAAAATAGATTTAACCTTGATTTCGGTGAAAAACAGTCAGGAGAAAAG GTGGGTAATGTATTTTTACCTCCTTGGGCTAGAGGGAGTGTTCGTGAATTCATCCGCAAGCACAGGGAAGCGTTGGAGTCTGATTATGTTTCAGAGAATCTGCATCATTGGATAGATCTCATCTTTGGGTACAAACAGAGAGGAAAG GCTGCAGAAAAAGCAGTGAATGTTTTCTATCACTATACCTATGAGGGGAATGTGGATGTAGATGCAGTTACGGATCCTGCCATGAAAGCATCGATACTAGCGCAGATTAATCATTTCGGACAAACGCCTAAGCAGCTGTTTCAGAAACCTCATGTTAAAAGAAGAACAGACAGAAAAATCCCTCTGCACCCTCTGAAACACTCGACGCATCTAGTTCCTCGAGAAATACGTAAATGCTCATCGTCTATAAACCAGATCATCACTTTCCATGACAAGTTGCTTGTTGCCGCCTCAAACTGTTTCCTGAAACCGAGAGGCTATAGGAAGTACATAAGATGGGGTTTCCCAGACAGGAGCTTGCGATTCATGAGCTATGATCAGGACAAGCTCTTATCCACCCATGAAAATCTCCACGAAGGCAACCAGATCGAGTGTGCTGGTGTTAGCCATGATGGGCGCGTTGTCGTCACTGGAGCAGACGATGGTCTAGTCTCTGTGTGGAGAGTGAGCAAGGATGGTCCGCGTGGCTCACGGCGTTTACGGTTAGAGAAATCCCTTTGTGCACACACAGCCAAAGTCACTTGTCTACGTGTAAGCCAACCTTACATGATGATTGTAAGCGGTTCAGATGACTGTACAGTTATCATATGGGATCTCAGCTCATATAATTTTGTGAGGCAGCTCCCTGAGTTTCCAGTTCCTGTTTCCGCAATCTACATAAATGACCTATCAGGAGAAATCATAACTGCTGCTGGAACTTTACTCGCGGTATGGAGCATCAATGGAGATTGCCTTGCTGTGGTTAACACATCATCACAGTCACCATCTGATTTTATAGTATCAGTAACAGGCTCAACGTTTTCTGACTGGCTGGAAACAAAATGGTATGTGACTGGTCATCAAAGCGGGTCACTTAAAGTGTGGCAGATGGTGCATTGCACTGATCCGGTCGGTGCTGAGATCAAATCTGCTAGCAACAGAACAGGATGGACAAATCTTGTGCCGGAATACAAGTTGCTTCTACACAAGGAGTTGGATTGCCATAAGCAACCGGTCACAGCTCTGCATCTCACGGCCGACCTGAAGCAATTGCTGAGTGGAGATTCGGGTGGACGTTTGATTTCATGGACAGTTCCAGACCAGATACTAAAAGCTTCACTCAAAAATGCTCTCATAGCTCAGAATCTTAAGCATCATCATCTAGAAGCTAGGATTGGAATCTAA